The segment CCACAGGTGGCTCGACTTCTCCGCGATGTAGCTCTCCGCGACGCTCTGCGGCGCGCCCGGTCCCCGCTGGTTGCCGCGCGTCTGCTGCCACCCCTGCGCCCTCTCCTCGCCGGACTCCGACACGAGGGCGTAACGCGCGGTCTGCATCTGGCGCACCACCGCGTAGGGGTCGGAGTGGTCGACACCGTAGCGGACCTCCTCACCCTCCCCGTCCTGAGTACGAGACAGCGGGAGCGGCTCGCCGTCGTCGATCCGAACGCTGACGTCCGAGTCCCGACTGCCGTTCCACACGTTCGCGGTGAGGAACACGCCCTCGGCCAGGTCCTCCGGGGTGAACAGCTTGGTGTCGGCCAGGTCGTTGACGTTGACAGGAGGCACGCCGTCCGCGCTGTTCGGGTTCCGCGCCGTCCACTCCCGTAGCTCCTCGAACCACGCGCGGTACTGCGGTGTGTTGAACGAGGTCCACATCTGGCGGTCTGGGTCGTGTCCGGAGGCGTGGAAGGAATCGGTGTACCGCGGCCCGGAGAAGTCGAACACCATGTAGCCACGTGGTTCGCCGAGACTCCCGAGGGACATCGGGACACCGTCCCAGTCGAGGTCACCGGAGTACCACGCCCCGGAGGGCGCACCCGCGATCACGTGGTGGAACGGCGCCTCGTCCACGCCCACCACGTCGCTCCACCCCGCGTAGGACTCGCCGGGAAGGATCTGGTCGAGCGTGTGGGTGTGCCCCGACAGCGACACGGCCTCGCGACCTGCGAGGAGGTCGTACAGGTCCTGGGCGTTGTCGGTCTGGTGGGTCTCGTGGTCGTTGTCGATGAACGACAGCAGGGGGATGTGGTGGCTGAGGACGACCAGCGTGTGTTCGGGTACCTGCTCGAGGTCGTTGGCCAGCCACTCGAGCTGTCGGTCGGTCACCCGTCCGTTGTAGGTCGGGGCGTCCGGGTCGCCGCAGGCGTCCGGCAGGTCCTCCTCGGTGCAGGGGTAGACCGCGTTGTCCAGGACCACGAAGTGGACCTGGCCGATGTCGAACGAGAAGTACGGCGGGCCGTACTCCCGACGCCAGGTGTCGGTGGAGTCGGCGTCGTCGGTGGCGTCGTGGTCGTAGTCGTGGTTGCCGGGGACGTAGTACTGCGGCAGGCCCACGGCGCTCATCATCCGCTTGAACCGCGGCAGGAGGCCGAGGTCGTCCCCCACCACGTCACCGAGCAGGAGCATGCACTCCGCGCCGTCGAGGTCCCGCTCGAGCAGGTCGGTGACGATACTGTCCCGGACGTAGCCGACCTCGGTGTTGGAGTACGGCTGGGTGTCGCCCATCACCACGCAGCGGAAGTCGTTGGTGGGGCGGGTGGGCACCATCGGGAAGTTGACCGCGTCCGGCAGGGGCCCGGTCGGCTCCAGGCCACCGAAGCGCAACGGCGGTGAACCCTCCGGCTTGTGGTGGTAGGACATCTGCGGGATGTTGTCCTCGTCCAGGGGGACGGCCCAGTCGTTGGGCTTGGTCACGAAGACCGTCATGTCGTCCTCGGCGGGGAGCGCGTACCGTCCCTCGGCGTCGGTGCGGGTGACGTCACGGCCGTTGGCGACGACGACGTTGGCAACCCCGGGTTCGGTCTCGGGTTGGTGGGTGCCGTCCATGTTCACGTCGTGGAAGACGACACCGGTCACGGTGTCCGCATCCTCCGCCTCCCCCTCACCGGCGGGAACCACGTCGACCGAACCCGTGTAGTCGAGCTCCGCCGCGGTGGGCAGCGCGTCGTCCGGGGGCCGCGCGTGCTCGGCGCTGGCGGACCCCATCCCCAGGAGACTGACCGCGAGAACCGCGCCGCCCGCTGGCACGATGACCTTGGACACTCTCCGTGGCGTTCG is part of the Spiractinospora alimapuensis genome and harbors:
- a CDS encoding calcineurin-like phosphoesterase C-terminal domain-containing protein, translating into MPRTPRRVSKVIVPAGGAVLAVSLLGMGSASAEHARPPDDALPTAAELDYTGSVDVVPAGEGEAEDADTVTGVVFHDVNMDGTHQPETEPGVANVVVANGRDVTRTDAEGRYALPAEDDMTVFVTKPNDWAVPLDEDNIPQMSYHHKPEGSPPLRFGGLEPTGPLPDAVNFPMVPTRPTNDFRCVVMGDTQPYSNTEVGYVRDSIVTDLLERDLDGAECMLLLGDVVGDDLGLLPRFKRMMSAVGLPQYYVPGNHDYDHDATDDADSTDTWRREYGPPYFSFDIGQVHFVVLDNAVYPCTEEDLPDACGDPDAPTYNGRVTDRQLEWLANDLEQVPEHTLVVLSHHIPLLSFIDNDHETHQTDNAQDLYDLLAGREAVSLSGHTHTLDQILPGESYAGWSDVVGVDEAPFHHVIAGAPSGAWYSGDLDWDGVPMSLGSLGEPRGYMVFDFSGPRYTDSFHASGHDPDRQMWTSFNTPQYRAWFEELREWTARNPNSADGVPPVNVNDLADTKLFTPEDLAEGVFLTANVWNGSRDSDVSVRIDDGEPLPLSRTQDGEGEEVRYGVDHSDPYAVVRQMQTARYALVSESGEERAQGWQQTRGNQRGPGAPQSVAESYIAEKSSHLWRVAMPEDLPIGSHVAEVSSVDRYGRTSTDSIAFEVAEERPTPFWRTEPWED